From Verrucomicrobiota bacterium:
CCGAGGCGGGACTTGCACCCGCTGGCCTGTCAAAGATCGAAGGCTGCACCAGAAACTCAAGCGGCAATGGATTGGCATTGATATTTCCCCCACGGCCTGCCGTGTGATGGCCAAACGCCTGCGGGATGTCTGCGGATTACCCGAAAGCGAGCCGTTGTGGAAGTCCGGACGCGGGTTTGTGGTGCGCGACCTGCCATGGTCGGCGGAAAAGCTGCGCAGCCTCCCGCCGTTCGAGTTCGAGAACTGGGCCGTCATCGCCCTGGGCGGCATCCCGAACAAAGTCCAAGTCGGCGATATGGGCATTGATGGCCGCATTT
This genomic window contains:
- a CDS encoding restriction endonuclease; its protein translation is RGGTCTRWPVKDRRLHQKLKRQWIGIDISPTACRVMAKRLRDVCGLPESEPLWKSGRGFVVRDLPWSAEKLRSLPPFEFENWAVIALGGIPNKVQVGDMGIDGRIYPVGTEPKAFGAGELALQDRWYPIQVKQKDKAGRPDIDQFETAMRRSNREKGFFISFDFSEDALREIDRFFKEEHRIIVALTVKEILEEHIARKLA